Below is a genomic region from Thermoproteota archaeon.
AGGAGGTTCCAGCTGGCGTCAGCGGCCTCGGTCATCGTCATGGGGCTGACTTGGCTCTTCCTATGGGTGAAGGGCAGGATCGAGTCTGGGTTGAGGTGGATGAGGGAGTGACGAAGGAGTCTGTGTGGGACCTAGGGACTCATGGTAATGGTAAAGTTCGGCATGTGGGGGAATATGGTGACCCGATGGAACGCCCTGACTGTGACCACCAAAGGAGGTGCGCACGGGAGAACGGGTGATGTGCGTGGCGGAGATAAGGGTAATTAATGTGAGGAAGAGGTTCAAGGGTACCAAGGCACTGGACGGGGTCAACCTTACGGCTCCGGACGGGATGATAACCGCCGTTCTAGGTCCGAGCGGCTCGGGGAAGACGACCTTGCTCAGGGTAATAGCTGGGCTGGAGACGCCGGATGGGGGCAGGGTGTACTTCGACGGGAAGGATGTGACTGATACGCCAGCCTCGGGGAGGGGGGTGGGAATGGTATTCCAAGATCTGGCGCTCTTTCCACACATGACGGTCTTGGAGAACGTGTCTTTCGGGCTGGAGGCCCGAGGAATGTCGGAGAGGGAGGCCGAGGCCAGGGCTAGGGAGGTGCTGGAGATGCTCAGGTTAGAGGGCCTGGAGCACCGCTACCCACATCAACTGTCGGGCGGGCAGCAGCAGAGAGTAGCGATTGCGAGGGCTCTAGCCCCCGATCCCAAGATACTGCTTCTCGACGAGCCCTTCGGCTCGCTGGATGCCAAGCTGAGGGAGGAGCTCCTGTGGGAGATGCGGAGGTTGAAGGAGGAGAGCGGCTTCACCGCAATCCACGTTACCCACGATCAGTCGGAGGCCATGGCTATAGCCGACAGGCTGGCCGTGATGAACGAAGGGAAGATAGTTAGGGAGGGGGGCGTGGAAGAGGTCGTGGGCGACCCTCAAACGGTCTTCGTCGCCTCCTTCCTAGGGGCCAATGTGGTGGAGCTGGTAGAAGTTGCCCCGGGAATCTATGGGGCTGATAGGCTCATGGTCAGGTACGAGGAGGGGTTGGGCAAGCTTAGGATCGGATTCTACCCTGAGGATGTGAGGCTGGGCGAGGGTCTGCTTGTGGTGGTCGAAGCGGTTTCCAAGTGGCGCTCCGGTTACAGGGTGAAGGTAAGATCCGAGTTCTCCGAGGGAGAGATGGAGGTGTGGCTGCCCAAGGTTCCGGGGAGGAAGTTCGAGATAGAGGTGAGGAGGTGGTTCCCCCTCTCTGATACCCCTCCACAAACTCTCCCCTAACTTGGCTTGCCGGAGGCTCCAAACCCACAGCTACCCCGTGCGGTGATGGTAGTTGACTGAGAGAGGCGAAAATCTTAAGTCTTCAAAGTCTCGTCCGCTGTGGACTCAACAGAAGTATGGACAGGCAGCTCAACCGGTCACGGGGAATCGACTTAGGCTCATCAACAGCCCAATGGTTGATGGGCGACCCATCTAGGATATGTGGGAAATTCTTTATAAGTGGGACCCACTAAAAAAGCGGATGGAAGCGGTAGTCGATAGTAAGGGAAGAATAGTACTCCCGAAGAACGTGAGGAAGAAGCTCGGCTTGAGAGAGGGCGACAAGGTCATCATCATATTAGAGAGGGATGGTATCTTCATAAAGAAGCTAGAAGATCCGGAAAAAGTGTTGGAGGAGTTGCTAGGTGATCTGACATTCTCTAGGGAACTCAGGAGAATAGCTGAGCGCCAGGCCTTGAAGGAGGTATCTGTGTGATAAGGGTTCTCCTAGAAACGGGCTTCTTAGTCTCCCTGAATCCCAAAGATAGGAACCACGAATGGGCCATGAACCTATTAAAGCGGGCAAAGGATCGCGAGATAAAGATCTTTATTTCCCCTGCATCGCTCGTAGAGCTTTCCTTGATACTGAAGTCCAAGGGGTTATCTGAGGAGGGAATCAACCGCGTTCTCACGGCTATGGAGTCGCTGATAACGAGGTATGTCAGACCAGCCTTCCCTGACCTAACATTCGAGATCGTATCCGGCGCCACCAAGCTGAGAATGAAGTACCCTCAACTTTCCTTCTTCGATTCGATTCACACAGCGACAGCTCTTGCGAACGATCTGGATTATCACGACTTAGATGAGGTTATAAGGGACGTAGTAAAGCGTGAAAGAGAGTGAGTTCAGCACGATTACCTTCGCGTGCGATATCCTGTTTCGAATGTAGTCCAAACAAATTAAAGGGATTCTCGCTGATACGTGAGACAGCCAAAAACCACGGGTTCATCTACTTCGGGCGTCTGCAGACCATCCTCAAGCTTGAAGTCCCTCTGAGACTTCCATTACACCGAGGCCAGTTCCCTTAGGTTTCATCCCTAAGGCTTAGTTCCTATCACATCCAAAAAAGAGAATACCTTCACTGATCCTCCTCGTCCTCATCCCTAGTAGTATAGTAGGGAGTCTCCGTTGAATCCTCGTTGTCTTGAGCTCCCCAACTGTAGTAACCGAACACAGCAGAAGGATCGGAGCTCTCCTGCTCCAGCCTCTCCATCTGCCAATCGTCGCTTATGGATGCATCGAGCCAGCCCAGCCTATCGCCTTCGTTGTCGTAAACGTAACCGTCCTCCACGTAGCCCACCTCATTCCCCTCCTCATCCCTTAGAATGCCTTCGCCATCTATCTCATAGAAAGATACGTCCTCTCCTAGGTCCATGTCTCTAACTTGCCCATCGCTGTCCACGTAAAAGGTGTCCATGCCCGTCCCGGTAGCCACGTCATCCCCTTCCCATTCGCTTTCATAACTGGAGCTGTCATAGCTGGAACTATCTAGCTCCCACTCGCTATAGCTGTCTTCTAAGCCGTACTCAGGCTGGTAGTTGTG
It encodes:
- a CDS encoding ABC transporter ATP-binding protein, which gives rise to MAEIRVINVRKRFKGTKALDGVNLTAPDGMITAVLGPSGSGKTTLLRVIAGLETPDGGRVYFDGKDVTDTPASGRGVGMVFQDLALFPHMTVLENVSFGLEARGMSEREAEARAREVLEMLRLEGLEHRYPHQLSGGQQQRVAIARALAPDPKILLLDEPFGSLDAKLREELLWEMRRLKEESGFTAIHVTHDQSEAMAIADRLAVMNEGKIVREGGVEEVVGDPQTVFVASFLGANVVELVEVAPGIYGADRLMVRYEEGLGKLRIGFYPEDVRLGEGLLVVVEAVSKWRSGYRVKVRSEFSEGEMEVWLPKVPGRKFEIEVRRWFPLSDTPPQTLP
- a CDS encoding AbrB/MazE/SpoVT family DNA-binding domain-containing protein, with translation MEAVVDSKGRIVLPKNVRKKLGLREGDKVIIILERDGIFIKKLEDPEKVLEELLGDLTFSRELRRIAERQALKEVSV
- a CDS encoding PIN domain-containing protein, with amino-acid sequence MIRVLLETGFLVSLNPKDRNHEWAMNLLKRAKDREIKIFISPASLVELSLILKSKGLSEEGINRVLTAMESLITRYVRPAFPDLTFEIVSGATKLRMKYPQLSFFDSIHTATALANDLDYHDLDEVIRDVVKRERE